From Bacillus sp. Bos-x628, the proteins below share one genomic window:
- a CDS encoding PIN/TRAM domain-containing protein, protein MLKRIVQVFFIILGAVVGIFIIPELFLLLNVKDIPFITNAYFSALIGAAVFFIVGKWCTGYVVNWMKWIEDSLLKAPLPDLISGSFGLVFGLILAYLIVNVIPLNNIPYHIFGTIFPIFLAFFLGYLGFQVGFKKKDEMMGLFSRSGKVSKKKGAIDDEPEIEDKKLKILDTSVIIDGRIADICQTGFLEGIMVIPQFVLEELQHIADSSDVLKRNRGRRGLDILNRIQKELDIKVEIYEGDFEDIQEVDSKLVKLAKLTSGVVVTNDFNLNKVCELQKVAVLNINDLANAVKPVVLPGEEMKVQVIKDGKEHNQGVAYLDDGTMIVVEEGRNYIGKDIDVLVTSVLQTAAGRMIFAKPKLLEKAL, encoded by the coding sequence ATGTTAAAAAGAATCGTTCAGGTGTTTTTTATCATTTTGGGTGCAGTTGTGGGAATTTTTATCATTCCAGAGTTATTTCTACTGTTAAATGTAAAGGACATACCTTTCATAACAAATGCTTATTTTTCAGCACTAATAGGAGCGGCAGTGTTCTTCATCGTCGGCAAATGGTGCACAGGCTATGTTGTGAATTGGATGAAATGGATCGAGGATTCTCTATTGAAGGCACCTCTTCCTGATCTTATATCCGGAAGTTTCGGTTTAGTATTTGGACTTATTCTAGCATATCTTATTGTAAACGTGATCCCGCTAAACAATATTCCATATCATATTTTTGGAACGATTTTCCCTATTTTCCTGGCTTTCTTTTTAGGATACCTTGGATTCCAAGTAGGATTTAAGAAGAAGGATGAAATGATGGGGCTGTTCTCAAGATCTGGAAAGGTCAGCAAGAAAAAAGGAGCAATTGATGATGAACCTGAAATAGAAGATAAAAAGCTGAAAATTTTAGACACAAGTGTTATCATTGATGGAAGAATCGCAGATATTTGTCAAACTGGATTCCTAGAAGGAATTATGGTGATTCCTCAATTTGTGTTAGAAGAATTACAGCATATTGCAGACTCATCTGACGTCTTAAAAAGAAATAGAGGCCGAAGAGGTCTTGATATTTTAAATCGTATTCAAAAAGAGTTGGATATCAAAGTTGAGATTTACGAAGGTGACTTCGAGGACATTCAAGAGGTTGATAGCAAGCTTGTGAAGCTCGCTAAGTTAACTTCAGGTGTTGTTGTGACAAATGATTTTAATTTAAATAAAGTATGCGAACTTCAAAAAGTAGCAGTGTTAAACATCAATGATCTAGCGAATGCGGTCAAACCGGTCGTATTGCCTGGGGAAGAAATGAAGGTACAGGTCATTAAAGATGGGAAAGAGCACAACCAAGGTGTTGCCTACTTAGATGACGGTACGATGATTGTTGTCGAAGAAGGACGCAATTACATTGGAAAAGACATTGATGTATTGGTCACAAGTGTGCTTCAGACTGCTGCTGGAAGAATGATTTTTGCGAAGCCAAAACTTCTGGAGAAGGCGCTCTAA
- the disA gene encoding DNA integrity scanning diadenylate cyclase DisA, with the protein MEKEKKGAREVDLLDIVQFVAPGTPLRAGIENVLRAKTGGLIVVGYNDKVKAVVDGGFHINSAFSPAHLYELAKMDGAIILSDSGQKILYANTQLMPDATIHSSETGMRHRTAERVAKQTGCLIIAISERRNVITLYQGNRRYTLKDIGFILTKANQAIQTLEKYKTILDHAISTLSALEFEELVTFGDVLSVLHRYEMVLRIKNEINMYIKELGTEGHLIRLQVNELITDMEQEAALFIKDYVKEKIKDPYVLLKQLQDMSSFELLDDSILYKLLGYPASTNIDDYVYTRGYRLLHKIPRLPMPIVENVVEAFGVLDRIMEADVQELDEVEGIGEVRAKKIKKGLKRLQEKHYIDRQL; encoded by the coding sequence ATGGAAAAAGAGAAAAAAGGAGCGAGAGAAGTAGATCTCTTAGATATTGTTCAGTTTGTGGCTCCAGGAACACCTCTGCGAGCAGGGATCGAAAATGTATTGAGAGCCAAGACTGGGGGGTTAATTGTCGTTGGTTATAATGATAAGGTCAAAGCAGTGGTAGATGGAGGTTTTCACATTAATTCAGCCTTTTCCCCAGCACACTTATATGAATTGGCCAAAATGGATGGAGCCATTATTTTAAGTGACTCTGGTCAAAAAATCTTGTATGCGAATACACAGCTCATGCCAGACGCAACGATTCATTCTTCAGAAACAGGCATGAGACATCGAACGGCTGAACGTGTAGCAAAACAGACTGGGTGCTTAATTATTGCGATTTCCGAACGGAGAAATGTCATTACCTTATACCAAGGAAATCGTCGTTATACTTTGAAGGATATTGGGTTTATTTTAACGAAGGCCAATCAGGCCATTCAAACACTTGAGAAGTATAAAACGATTTTAGACCATGCCATATCTACGTTAAGCGCCCTAGAATTTGAAGAGCTTGTGACATTTGGTGATGTGCTGTCAGTTCTGCATCGCTATGAAATGGTGCTAAGAATTAAAAATGAAATTAATATGTATATCAAAGAGCTCGGAACAGAAGGACATCTGATTCGTCTGCAAGTAAATGAGCTCATTACAGATATGGAGCAAGAAGCAGCTTTATTTATTAAAGATTACGTGAAAGAAAAGATTAAAGATCCATATGTTTTGCTCAAACAGCTCCAAGATATGTCTAGTTTTGAACTTTTAGATGATTCGATTCTGTACAAGTTACTTGGATATCCGGCTTCTACAAATATTGACGATTATGTGTACACAAGGGGATACAGATTACTGCATAAAATCCCTAGATTGCCTATGCCAATCGTCGAAAATGTCGTTGAAGCATTCGGTGTGCTCGATCGAATTATGGAAGCAGATGTACAAGAATTGGATGAAGTAGAAGGAATTGGAGAAGTAAGAGCGAAGAAGATAAAAAAAGGATTAAAAAGATTACAAGAAAAACATTATATTGATCGCCAACTATAA
- the ispD gene encoding 2-C-methyl-D-erythritol 4-phosphate cytidylyltransferase, with protein MYYEVVIPAAGQGKRMKAGRNKLFIELKRMPVIIHTLKVFDAHSPCKRMILAINEEERRDFERLLKVYAFQTPVSLVTGGEERQQSVYEGLKAVKDADIVLVHDGARPFIKHRQIDLLVKAAIEKGSAVVAVPVKDTIKRVQEGKVEQTIERQSLWAVQTPQAFRHSILKEAHEYAEQTGFLGTDDASLVEQLQGESVYIVQGDYTNIKLTTPDDLLVARAIMEAERGN; from the coding sequence ATGTATTATGAAGTAGTTATTCCGGCTGCGGGGCAGGGGAAACGAATGAAGGCCGGCCGCAATAAACTTTTTATTGAACTGAAAAGAATGCCGGTCATCATTCATACACTGAAGGTGTTTGACGCCCATTCACCATGCAAACGCATGATCCTTGCGATCAATGAAGAGGAGCGTCGTGACTTTGAAAGGCTACTAAAGGTATACGCTTTTCAAACGCCTGTTTCACTCGTCACTGGCGGTGAAGAACGTCAGCAAAGTGTATACGAAGGATTGAAAGCAGTAAAAGATGCGGACATCGTGCTTGTGCATGATGGTGCAAGGCCTTTTATTAAGCATAGACAGATTGACTTACTCGTTAAAGCCGCGATTGAAAAAGGCTCCGCAGTCGTAGCGGTACCAGTGAAAGACACAATCAAACGCGTTCAAGAAGGCAAAGTGGAGCAAACCATTGAACGTCAGAGCTTGTGGGCAGTCCAGACCCCACAAGCTTTTCGTCATTCTATTTTAAAAGAGGCGCATGAATATGCGGAACAGACAGGTTTCCTTGGAACAGACGACGCTAGCCTTGTTGAACAACTACAGGGTGAGAGTGTGTATATTGTCCAAGGAGACTATACCAATATTAAGCTGACAACACCGGATGATTTATTGGTTGCTAGGGCAATTATGGAGGCGGAAAGAGGGAACTAG